From Zavarzinella sp., one genomic window encodes:
- the eno gene encoding phosphopyruvate hydratase → MSTIHQVKGREILDSRGNPTVEVEVILNDGTIGRAAVPSGASTGAHEAVELRDDDKNRYLGKGTLTAAKNVGQHIAPVIQGFDVFDQLGIDSAMIRADGTPNKSNIGANAILGTSMAVAHAAASVAGLPLYRYLGGTNAKLLPVPMMNIINGGKHADNTIDFQEFMIMPVGAATFRDGLRMGAEVFHHLKKVLHSKGLNTAVGDEGGFAPDLATADDALEVIATAVEKAGYKLGGDIVFAMDAACTELYEEAKKKGHEGYCFFKSQPDRVVSSDEMIDIWKQLCAKWPIKSIEDGLSEDDWDGWKKLTVALGDKIQLVGDDLFVTNVQRLEQGIRNKCGNSILVKVNQIGSLTETLDAIELAKRSDFSTVISHRSGETEDVTIADIAVATNSGQIKTGSASRTDRIAKYNQLLRIEEQLGKNARYGLN, encoded by the coding sequence ATGAGTACGATTCACCAAGTGAAGGGACGCGAAATCCTGGATAGTCGTGGGAATCCCACGGTGGAAGTGGAAGTGATTTTGAATGATGGCACGATTGGGCGTGCCGCTGTTCCCAGTGGTGCCAGCACGGGTGCCCACGAAGCTGTAGAGTTGCGTGATGACGACAAAAATCGCTATCTCGGCAAAGGCACCCTGACCGCAGCCAAAAATGTGGGGCAGCACATCGCACCAGTGATCCAGGGATTTGATGTTTTTGATCAATTGGGAATTGATTCTGCCATGATCCGGGCCGATGGCACACCAAATAAATCTAATATTGGTGCGAATGCCATTCTGGGCACTTCGATGGCTGTTGCCCACGCAGCTGCATCAGTGGCAGGGCTCCCATTGTATCGTTACCTGGGTGGCACCAACGCCAAATTACTTCCCGTACCGATGATGAACATCATCAACGGAGGGAAGCATGCCGATAATACGATCGATTTTCAGGAATTTATGATCATGCCCGTCGGTGCGGCTACTTTCCGCGACGGGCTGCGGATGGGGGCAGAAGTTTTCCACCACCTGAAAAAAGTGCTGCACAGCAAAGGGCTGAACACCGCAGTTGGTGATGAAGGTGGCTTTGCGCCCGACCTGGCAACTGCCGATGATGCACTGGAAGTAATTGCCACCGCAGTTGAGAAAGCTGGCTACAAACTGGGTGGGGACATTGTTTTTGCGATGGATGCTGCCTGCACCGAATTGTATGAAGAAGCGAAAAAGAAAGGCCACGAAGGCTACTGTTTTTTCAAAAGTCAGCCAGACCGCGTGGTGTCTTCCGATGAAATGATTGATATCTGGAAGCAGTTGTGTGCCAAATGGCCCATCAAATCGATTGAAGATGGCCTTTCCGAAGATGATTGGGATGGCTGGAAAAAGCTCACCGTAGCTTTAGGAGATAAAATTCAGTTGGTGGGCGATGATCTGTTCGTTACCAATGTCCAACGTTTGGAACAAGGCATTCGCAATAAATGTGGCAACAGCATTCTCGTGAAAGTGAACCAGATTGGCTCGTTGACGGAAACGCTCGATGCTATAGAACTCGCAAAACGTAGCGATTTCAGCACAGTGATCAGCCACCGTAGTGGGGAAACGGAAGATGTGACTATCGCAGATATTGCAGTAGCCACGAACTCCGGACAGATCAAAACCGGGTCTGCAAGCCGCACCGACCGGATTGCGAAGTATAACCAATTATTACGAATTGAAGAGCAATTGGGTAAAAATGCCCGCTATGGTTTGAACTGA
- the lptE gene encoding LPS assembly lipoprotein LptE — translation MSSLHNRRTFLGTTLGFATTLVCGCASDGQWSLLGYSTRPNFDPSIQSVYIPVFKNRAFVTGPYRDLEMHLTRFVGDEIEKKTPMKVISDPDRADTELQGTIALLQKQILNVTPFNEAREVQLVVSVEIVWHDLRPGREGQILTNPKTKEDTTMGNVVFDPNHPPKERLPDVPIPVVITDTGRILPEVGETTATGVDMVLKRLAKKIVNAMEESW, via the coding sequence ATGTCATCCTTGCACAATCGACGCACGTTTCTGGGTACTACGCTGGGTTTTGCCACCACATTGGTGTGCGGGTGTGCCTCGGATGGGCAATGGTCGCTCCTGGGATACAGTACGCGACCAAATTTCGATCCCAGCATTCAGTCGGTTTATATTCCTGTGTTCAAAAATCGGGCATTTGTGACAGGTCCTTATCGTGACCTGGAAATGCATCTGACTCGATTCGTTGGCGACGAAATCGAAAAGAAAACGCCAATGAAAGTGATTAGCGATCCTGACCGGGCCGACACAGAACTACAAGGGACAATTGCGCTACTTCAAAAACAGATTCTCAACGTCACTCCATTTAATGAAGCTCGTGAAGTTCAGTTGGTGGTAAGTGTGGAAATTGTCTGGCACGACCTCCGACCCGGTCGTGAAGGCCAAATTCTGACTAATCCGAAAACCAAAGAAGACACTACTATGGGGAATGTGGTTTTCGATCCGAATCACCCACCCAAGGAACGTTTGCCCGATGTGCCGATCCCTGTGGTGATTACAGATACTGGTCGGATCCTGCCTGAAGTGGGTGAAACCACCGCAACGGGTGTTGACATGGTACTCAAGCGACTGGCAAAAAAAATTGTCAATGCGATGGAAGAAAGCTGGTAG
- a CDS encoding tetratricopeptide repeat protein, which translates to MQGSIKRWTRNIFLIALPWFSGCLSASPDLASNKKTPFWKDETEKSPIVQAGNSEPVATPNVDPNDPIVQADALFEQKAYSEALKKYEAVAEDTRNRPEIAEKARYFQGECLRLDGYLPDAAATYHRLLQDFPSGIYRTQAIGRMFQIADVWLDDTRQELLPEEERKPKSVYDRIVPVNFERNKPFVNTEGEALKTLENAYFGDPTGPYADKALFMLGRVNFLRGRYKESAQFFQQLVETHDKSPLRDQALEMAIVARSNTSQGATYDSEDVQEAMRLITTARNTSPEMNRTRGEFLDKQALMVRYQQAEKDFQMGEFYRRSGHPGAAWWYYELVQRTYPGIKPFSDLAVERQAELKKEVEDMKNPSLLGRSRRFWKEYVLGETIPSLDRTTVPELKHLEASPESQQPATPTPSQVVPKEILPR; encoded by the coding sequence ATGCAAGGGTCGATCAAGCGTTGGACGCGAAACATTTTCCTGATAGCACTTCCATGGTTTTCTGGGTGCCTGTCTGCAAGCCCGGATCTTGCCAGCAATAAAAAAACGCCTTTCTGGAAAGATGAAACGGAAAAAAGCCCCATCGTGCAGGCTGGCAATTCAGAACCTGTTGCCACTCCCAATGTGGATCCTAATGATCCCATTGTTCAGGCAGATGCCCTCTTTGAACAAAAAGCATACAGCGAAGCATTAAAGAAATATGAAGCTGTTGCAGAAGATACTCGCAATCGACCGGAAATCGCTGAAAAAGCGCGATATTTCCAAGGTGAGTGCCTGCGGCTCGATGGTTACTTGCCAGATGCTGCGGCCACCTACCACCGATTGCTGCAGGACTTCCCCAGTGGGATCTATCGCACACAGGCAATTGGCAGAATGTTCCAGATTGCTGATGTGTGGCTCGACGATACCCGCCAGGAACTATTGCCTGAAGAAGAACGCAAGCCTAAAAGCGTCTACGACCGGATTGTGCCAGTGAACTTCGAACGCAACAAGCCATTCGTGAATACGGAAGGTGAAGCACTGAAAACACTGGAGAATGCGTACTTTGGTGATCCCACCGGGCCATATGCCGATAAAGCACTCTTCATGCTGGGGCGGGTCAACTTTTTACGTGGGCGATATAAAGAATCTGCACAATTTTTCCAGCAATTAGTCGAAACCCACGATAAAAGCCCACTACGGGATCAGGCACTGGAAATGGCAATCGTCGCGCGAAGTAATACTTCGCAGGGTGCAACTTACGATTCCGAAGATGTTCAGGAAGCAATGCGGTTAATCACCACCGCACGAAACACCAGTCCGGAAATGAACCGCACCCGTGGGGAATTTCTCGACAAACAGGCACTCATGGTGCGTTACCAACAGGCAGAAAAAGATTTTCAGATGGGTGAATTCTACCGCCGAAGTGGCCATCCAGGTGCAGCCTGGTGGTATTACGAGCTCGTACAACGCACTTACCCGGGAATCAAACCATTCAGTGATTTAGCAGTCGAACGACAGGCGGAGTTGAAAAAAGAAGTTGAAGACATGAAAAATCCTTCACTTTTGGGGCGTAGCCGCAGATTCTGGAAAGAATACGTGCTGGGCGAAACGATTCCTTCTCTGGATCGCACTACTGTACCTGAATTGAAACATCTGGAAGCGAGCCCGGAATCTCAACAACCAGCAACTCCCACGCCAAGCCAGGTAGTACCGAAAGAGATTCTACCTCGCTAA
- the recO gene encoding DNA repair protein RecO, with amino-acid sequence MSHEKAVGIVVRCTDWSETSRIVTLWTREFGKIQAIAKGGRRLKSNFEVALDLLNICSIVLIRNSVGRLDILTEARVEHRFTPLRSDLNALNAGYYIAELLGDGTQENDPHPGLFELAVHALEQLRLKPAWKSVVALFEVGWLHEIGYQPCLDCCVACRKPYPGRGKALYTVSGGGLVCRDCSGTQRQRMVLAETTLQQLVTLNAGTAVEPDQNVREILNLTVTEILGRPSRVCKYLPM; translated from the coding sequence ATGTCACATGAAAAAGCGGTCGGAATTGTCGTTCGTTGCACCGATTGGAGTGAAACCAGTCGGATTGTCACCCTTTGGACAAGAGAATTTGGGAAGATTCAGGCAATTGCAAAAGGTGGGCGAAGACTGAAATCTAATTTTGAAGTTGCACTTGACCTGCTGAACATTTGCAGTATCGTCCTGATCCGAAACAGTGTTGGCAGACTGGATATTCTTACTGAAGCCCGCGTAGAACATCGCTTTACGCCACTTCGATCAGATCTGAACGCACTGAATGCGGGGTATTACATTGCAGAACTGCTGGGCGATGGAACACAGGAAAATGATCCCCACCCTGGCCTGTTTGAACTGGCAGTGCATGCGTTGGAGCAATTGAGGCTGAAACCAGCATGGAAAAGCGTTGTGGCACTCTTCGAGGTTGGTTGGTTGCACGAAATCGGCTACCAGCCCTGCCTTGATTGTTGTGTTGCGTGCAGGAAGCCATACCCAGGCCGAGGGAAGGCGCTTTACACTGTTTCCGGGGGTGGGCTGGTATGCCGAGATTGTTCTGGCACTCAACGACAGAGAATGGTACTTGCTGAGACTACGTTGCAGCAGTTAGTAACGCTGAATGCTGGAACGGCGGTAGAGCCAGACCAGAATGTGAGAGAAATATTAAATTTGACCGTGACTGAGATTCTGGGGCGACCGTCACGAGTTTGCAAATATTTGCCGATGTGA
- a CDS encoding FHA domain-containing protein, producing MSGNTPDQTEIEMVVPWQISPTLIEDTAEVTKYYEDEPSTVKVADFQLVLVSPQTIQHEFKLTDGPTHLGRLRGSQFDIDLSGFETPGEVLISRRHALIIRRGNDLRIEDLNSLNGTLVNGEMLPQGSSIALHVGDQITLGTLVLEVKLGKLS from the coding sequence ATGAGTGGGAATACACCAGATCAAACGGAAATAGAAATGGTCGTGCCGTGGCAAATCAGCCCCACGCTAATCGAAGACACTGCAGAAGTAACTAAGTATTACGAAGATGAACCCTCCACCGTTAAAGTGGCGGACTTCCAACTTGTCCTGGTGTCCCCACAAACGATCCAGCATGAGTTCAAACTGACAGACGGTCCAACTCATCTGGGTCGGTTGCGTGGAAGTCAGTTTGACATCGACTTGAGTGGTTTCGAAACGCCAGGAGAGGTATTAATTTCACGTCGACACGCCTTGATCATTCGGCGGGGGAACGATTTGCGAATCGAAGACTTGAACAGTTTAAATGGAACATTGGTGAACGGCGAAATGTTACCCCAGGGTAGTTCCATTGCCTTACATGTGGGAGATCAGATTACCCTGGGTACCCTTGTACTCGAAGTAAAATTGGGTAAATTGAGTTAA